TTTGCCTCCTTGGCTTTGGCTTACTTTAACTATGAAGATTTGCCTGCCCAACCAGAAAAGACAGAATTAGATTATTTTGAGGAAGCTGTCAACTTTCTCCTGAGACATCCTAAGgtaatttttgccttttcttttagtccttgtttgtttgttttgaagattgtgtttaattttttgacagagagagacacagcgagttagggaacagaagcagggggagtgggagagggagaagcaggcttcctgccaagcagggagcccaatacggcccgatccctggactctggaaccatgacccaagccaaagacagtcgcttaacgactgagccacccaggtgcctcttagtCCCTGTTTTCAAATAACCATTACACCCTGTGGCTTCCCGTAACTTCCAAGTATGATTCTCCTCAGTGAACTGGAAGTTCTATGACATAGCCATCTTATTCACATGATTTCTTTCCCACCCAATGTCTTTTGCTCAGAAAGACAAAACGGGAAGTTAGCCTGTGTCCATGATGGAATGgcttcatttaattattttaaagtttttatttatttgcccaggtgccctaagcaattctcactaagaaaaaaatatcagcaaTTAACAAGGGATAATATGCAGCAACCCTAATATAGCAGGAAAAGCACATTCTAGAACTTAAAGAAGGTATGGATTGGGAAGTCCTACAGCATTATAATTAAGTCCTCTCCAATAGCTAAAAATCAGACTCACTCCTCAAAGGAAGATTATCTGTCTTATACAGTCTGGTGACTTAATAATAATCAGAGAAGGTGATAATAATAAGAATTACATTTATTGAGGATGTGTATTGGCAATTACTCTAGTCAGCTCTTCACTTGTATTATCCTCTTTACTTCTCACAAGAACCTTACGAAATAGCATCACCACCATAGTATTTAATAGATGAAGAGATTCAGGGTTAGAAAGGGTTAGAAGCTTGTCCAAATTCCCACAACCGGATGGGGTAGAGACAGAAATGCAACTCAGTTCCATCTGAATCTAAAGCCATTGCGtcttggatgcctgggtgcctcagctgcttaagcatctgtcttcagcccaggtcatgaccccagagggtcccagggtcctgggatctagccccacattgggatccctgcttatgggaagcctgcttctcccactccccctgctgtgttccgtctcttgctgtgtctctgtcaaataaataaaacctttaaaacaaaaaaattgctcTATGggtatctgggtagctcagttggttaaatgtctgccttcagctcagatcatgaccccggGGTTGTAGagtggagtcccacatcggactccctgctcagcacttcCCTTGTTCGTgcttatcccccccccccaacaaataaataaataaagtccaaaaaataaaagaactgatcCAAGTAAAATTAAGTCTCTGTACCACACCCTATTTCATATAAAGGATCATCCAAAATATGATCAGAATGACAGTAATAAGATGAGCAATAATCACTAACAATCTACTGAtgcattgaatttttaaatagctaTATTGTGCTGCGTTTTCTGCTTGGCTTAGATGAGAAATGAGGTTCCGTGATTCTGCTGTTCACTTTCTTAGCCTGCTTTCCCTTATACTTGACTAATGACTTCCCAAAGTTAGTCAATGACTAATGAGACTTGGAAACCAGATTTCTCTCCTAGGCTTTTACTACTTCCACTAAGCCtgcttcatgctctctcttctgtGAGAAGAGAGACCACCCACCTTtcagttccttatagatcttatTTCTCCATCTGTTGATTTTAAGTGTCTTCTAAGCATTCTAAATTCCCTGATCCCAAATTTGGTGGCAGAAGTTATAACAAGAGCTGGTGTTCTGCCAAATGTCTGCACACAACTGAGtcacttgttgttgttgttgatccgCGTTGTACTTCCTTTTACTCTGTCTTCCCTGGCCAAATCCATTCTGAGTTCTCACCTTTCATTGCTGTAACTGTGACTCTGTATCTTTCATATTAAGACGTAGAACTTCAGAGCttgaaaggtctttttttttttttttttttttttttttttttttttttttttttaaatttatttatttgacagagagatcacaagtaggcagagagacaggcagagagagaggaggaagcaggctccctgctgagcagagagcccgatgcggggctcgatcccaggaccctgagatcatgacctgagccgaaggcagaggctttaacccactgagccacccaggcgcccctgaaaggtCTTTTTAATTCAAAAGGAGATGATTCCGGTCACCCCTATTAATATACAGGATAGGACCTCAGGTAGAATGTATTGGCCTTCCAAAGAggctgaaaatatatatatatattgcataggGGAATAGGTTCAGATCCATCAGAATCTACCCCCTGGGGCAATATACATgccccataaaagaaaaagagaatagttCTTATTGGTGTCCACTACACAGCATACAATAACTTTCCTTCTTGTTTGTCGCCCccgcctcacttttttttttgtataaaggTCCAAATTGTAGCCCATTTCCTCTGAGAATCTTTCCCTGATCCTGCTTTATTCCCTGGTAATCTGGGTTGGCAGCCTTGCCTATGTGCATTCTTATATCGCAGAATTTGTAAGCTACtctaattgtctttttttccctcctgtctctCCACTGGGCAGTGAGTTCCTTGATGATAAAAGATGACTTAcgccttttttcccctctgtgtctTCCGGCGGTTAGTACAGGGTGGGCAATCTAAACTTGcttgcttaggggcacctgggtggctcagtcattgagtcatgatcttaggtcatgatcccagggtcccgggattgagcccatcaggcgttcctgctcagcagagaaatctgcttctctctctccctctgcctacttctctgcctgcttgtgtatgctctttctctctgtctctgccaaataaataaatcttttttttaaaaatgcctgctTGATGACTGAAGGCGGAAGAGGAAGCTGAGCCAGGCTTCCTTTATGAAACCTTTCTCTAAAGGAGAAACCTTCCAGGGAAACCACGGCAGAGCTAGAATCCTCTGCTCACGTTTCCATTCTCTGTTCTACTAAACTCAtcttttttctcagtcttttcctATAGAGTACCCTTTCCTCTGGACTTCTAGAGACCCTAGAATTGGTACAACGGCATTGACCGATCAACTGTAACTTGACTTCTGTTATTCACATGAGTTACgggcctttttcttctttttcctactaCATTGGTATTTCTTTAGGGCATTTTAAACTCAGTGCCTAACACCACGCTGAATCCATAGTATTTAATTTGGAAGGCCTGGTATGTTTTTGAAGGAGTATTTCCTTTGAACGTTTATCATGTATTCCAGAACTCCAGAACTGGGCATGTGGGTGGGGTTAGTCCTTGCTTGGTTCCTACTGGTTGTTCAAGTTCTTTGGTTATTTGAGGTGGTAGCATTTTGCTAAATGGTAGACAGAATCAACAtctcatttccattatttttaggTCCTCGGCCCAGGCATTGGCATAGTTTCCATAAGCAAAGGTGCAGAGATTGGACTCTCCATGGCTATACACCTAAAACAAGTCACAGCTACTGTGCTTATTAATGGGCCCAACTTCATACTGAGCATTCCACAGGTATATCATGGTCAGATAAGTAAGCCCTTAGCCGTCTCTCCACAATCGCTGTCCATCAATGCCTTGGGGTTAGCAGAGTTCCAGCACAGCTTTGAGGAAGCTAGACGTGAAGCCAGTGAGACGTCTCTTCTCCCCATTGAAAAGGCCCAGGgacatttccttttcattgtgGGAGAAGATGATAAGAATCTCAACAGCAAAGTGTATGCTGAGCAAGCCACCCAACAGCTGAGCAGATACGGGAAGAACAACTGGACCCTGCTATCTTACCCTGGGGCAGGCCACCTGTTAGAGCCTCCCTATTCCCCCCTGTGCTGTGCTTCAAAGATCTCCAGTCTCCACCTGTCCATTCACTGGGGTGGAGAGGTGACCCCACATGCCACTGCCCAGGAGCATTCTTGGAAGGAGATCCAGAAGTTTCTCAGGAAGCATCTTGTTCCAGTTGTGACCAGTCAACTCTGAGAAGATATTCCCGAGGAACAGAGGAGCAATACTTCacataatcaatcaatcaatactTCACTTGATTTTCATGGAGCAACATCTTTGATTTCTTATTGTGGTAGGTTATACTAAGAGAAAGCAGGAGGGTGACTGACAATGGTCATGTCTTGACTTTGGAAAGTGAGAACGGTTTCCGTTTAATCCAATATCATACATggagagttttatattttaaaaagtaaatttaggaaaaaagaatacatttaggGCTCTATCTGCCCTAAAATATTCTGGTTTATTATTACAGCAATTGTCttgtgggaaagaaaaatgaccaaaatgaatgacagaatcccctggttttaaaaacagacatGAGTAGGATCAGGTGTTGATATTTGTTGATTTCTTAAAACTCAAATGAAATATGTTTAGATTTCtcatatatgaaaatatgctcatggCTCATGGTTACTTCATTGCCATTGAAAAACTAGAgcttaagaaacatttattattttgaggcaATATGGAAGCTGTTATGGGGGTAACACGATTGAGTCAAcctaaaatcaataatttaacAAAGGCTAAGAGAAGAGAATAAAGTAATATTTGTGTCAAAATGTAtagcattttgaaaaagaaacaatctgaggttCCCAGAATTGCACTTTAGGGAAGGAGCCATGATACTGTGGGTTGTATACCTTATGGGCTGGCAAACTATTTCTCTAAGGTTTTACATGGCAAATATTTTCGGCTTTGTGGGCCATTAAGTCTCTGTCACTGTTGTTGAGTTCTGCCATTCAAACACAAAAGCAGCATAGACAGGCCATAATGAATGTTCATGGCTgtgttccatttaaattttatttatggaaacTGACATTtgcatttcatataatttttacatgtaacggaatagtaattttctttttcttttttttctaaacattggCCAATGTAAAAGCCACGTGTAGCTTGTGGGCAGTAGAAAAACAGGCTGTTTTTCTAGATTTAGTTCACAGGGCATAGTCTGATGACCTTGGGTGTAGAACGATCCAAATTACTTTGTCCAAGGTCAAATTTGACGTATTTCCTCTAACGGGCAAGCCACAATCCACATATTCCTGAGCTACTGAATTGCAATGTGGAAGGTAGATAATCAAGTGAAGAAGAGCCAGTAAAAGGGTGTTTTGAATGATTTTGTAGGTGTGGTGGGGGAGCCGACAAAGAGTTAGAGGGACAGAAGTAATAAACAGACGCTTCACGGTATCTGCCTaaactccttttctttcctctgctttctgaTACTCCCTCTGTTTAGAGTGAAATCATTCCATTCAGGATGAGTGAGGCTATTAGCCTCCCACCTTTCTCACTCAGAGAAGTTTTTACATTTCCCACACCCAGTCAATCAGACTACGTCACTTCTTTGTAATTGCAATGGCTAATACTGCCTACGGTATATGCTACATAATAACTATATAGATTAGATGCTACATAATTAGTTATATATGCCATATGCTATATAATAGCTAACATAGTGGGTTTAATgggtataattatttttgtttcctcttccagACTTCAGGAAGAATGAGATGTTTATGAGATACGATGTTTATGTTTTATATCCCTTGATTTACATTTTGTGGATTTTCAGAACCAAGaaggtcttaaaatttttttttcatatattctgttCTGTATCACTACTACAAATATTGGCAGGAAGGCAGATCAAAAAACCATTCTTGGCCAGCTTCTCTGACCTCTTGGAAATGTAACTGGTCTGCTTTTCAGGGTTGACTTCTTGTGTGCACCCATAAAGTATCTGCACCTGGTTAACTCATAGCATGGTCCAGGCCAGCTAGTAAACCCACTCTCACCTTCTGCATTTGGTCCACTTGGCTTTTACTGTCCTTGCACATTCTCTAAATGTGAGTTGTGTCTTCTGTCAGGCCCCTGACAGATGCATATACCGCATCTCCTCTGCTAAAAGGTCGGCTCGCACGTGGCCGCAACAATCAGGGCAGACTTGCTGACCTTCAACTCTCAGCTGCCTTCCATGCCCATCACCATGAGAATCTGGGAGCTTGCTAAACTCTTTCACATGCTAGGAGTGCAAAAGGAGACTTGCACGTGCTATCTCCTTTTGCCTACGCACACGATGTTCTGTttcactctgctttccagaactCTAAACCGGAAGCAGGACAAAACCTTCTTCTATAGATTCcaatttcttacttttcttttcttcttcttcttctttttttttttttcctagcttctCACAATCCATTCCCACCTTGGTCAAGGCTCAGACCTTCTCTCTAGGCAGAACTCTTCTGAAAGACAAGCCCCAGGACCCAGACTTAATGGAATAAAGCTTCTGAGGAAGAATAAAGCAATTACTAAGAACATCACTACTGTCAGAGAGGCACTTGTAAAGATCATCTTTGCCTTACAAGAAATAGGCCAGAGGACACAGATATAGCTAAATCATAAAGGTGCTACTTAATGACAGGCTTTTTTGGGGGGTACTGATCTATGTCAGCCTTCTTATACTGAGTAGTAGAGGTGCAGAGAAACTTACACGATGAATTAATAGCAGGGCTAAAATCAGAACCCAGGGACTCAGACCTAAATTTTCTCTGTTACACTGTGTTGAGATTTTCCCCAATGGCCTGTTAATCTCCAGTCtctgaaaatttgaaataaatttgggTCTATACATTAACGCATTGTTTTCGCTGTTTTTGGCTTAGGAGAGCTAGGGACACGACAAGTTCTATATTTACTCTTACTAGGGAAAAATTTTTTAGCTTCTAAAGATGATCAGGGCCATGGCTAGGTCTACCATTGAGGAGGAGTCAGTTTCCCACTGTGTTGcagctgtgaggaagcccagtgAACCCCAAGTGCATTCATATTTACCCCCATTAGAATAGTCTTCATTCCATAGGCACTAATTTTCAtgcttttcttctgtctcctttgaaGGCAACCAGAATACatcaccccaaaatatgtctcTTTAACAAAAATCAGCAGTTAAAAAGGCAGATACAAGAAGGGCCCTCTgacccttcctttttccctcctcaaAGCAGGAGGAAACTCCCAGACGGAAGGTGTCCTCCCCCCAACCAGAAGGAAAGTAAAATTCTTACCACCAAAGACAGAAGTTGAGATTGAGAGAATTCTATACAAATAGACCTTGTTCGAATGATTATCCTCCTTCTGACTGCCCACATAGTTACTTTTCCACAATGGTCTCTCTCTTTGTTCAAGCTAATATAAAAGcaagtatttgcttttctttggggCTCATTCCTCATGAGGGTTCCTGTGCCACATGAAACTtacattaaaaacttttatgtacTTCTCACCTCTTAATCTGTCTTATGTTGGTTACATTCCCAGGCCCAGTAAATATACCTTAAGAAGGTGtgcatggagagagagggagagagagattgattgatgttaaggaattggcttatgtgatCGCAGGGTCTCAAACCTTCAGGACAGGCCAGAAGGCCAGAAGAATTGATGTCGCAGTCGTGGTTCTGAAGGCAGACTGCAGGTAGATATCCTTCTGCCCGAGAGGACTTCAGTCCTTTCTGCATGGTTCATGCCTGCTATTGATAACTCCCCAAGTCTCTTCTGTACGCAGTCATCACTTCACTACCCGGTGTCCCCACTCCTCATATGCTACAGCCTTTAGGGGCCCATGGACAGCTAGGTTCCCCGATGTTTTCTGTTCTGGGCAAGCGGAGTGGAAAAGATCTGGCTCTTTGCCAGCCTGACCTGCCCTCACTTTATTACCTGGGTGCCACAGCATCCTGTCTTGCCCACCTTTTCCTGCACTGCTCTTAGAATCTTCGTAAAAAT
The DNA window shown above is from Mustela erminea isolate mMusErm1 chromosome 12, mMusErm1.Pri, whole genome shotgun sequence and carries:
- the LOC116569928 gene encoding bile acid-CoA:amino acid N-acyltransferase-like, producing MIQLTATPASALVDEPVHIRATGLSPFQIVILQASLADEKGNLFHSQAYYKANEAGEVDLQQAPSLGGDYIGVHPMGLFWSLKPEKLLMKLMKKDVVNSPFLVQIKLYDSNLQLTDIATTAPKVSLTLERWYVAPGVKRIQVREGPLRGTLFLPPGEGRFPGIIDLFGGIGGLIEYRASLLASRGFASLALAYFNYEDLPAQPEKTELDYFEEAVNFLLRHPKVLGPGIGIVSISKGAEIGLSMAIHLKQVTATVLINGPNFILSIPQVYHGQISKPLAVSPQSLSINALGLAEFQHSFEEARREASETSLLPIEKAQGHFLFIVGEDDKNLNSKVYAEQATQQLSRYGKNNWTLLSYPGAGHLLEPPYSPLCCASKISSLHLSIHWGGEVTPHATAQEHSWKEIQKFLRKHLVPVVTSQL